In Rhodococcus pseudokoreensis, the DNA window CGTCGGGCTGCGACGGATCGAGAGGGGTGATCGCGACGAATGCGGACAGGCCGTGCCCGAGCGCATCCGGATCGATCTTCGCGGTGTACCCGCGGATCACTTTGCGGGCCTCGAGCCTGCGCACCCTCGACTGCACCGCGGAGATCGACAGCCCGGCCTTCTCGGCGAGGGTCGCCAGAGTCGCCCGGCCGTCGGCCACCAGCTCCCGCATCAGTACCCGATCGATGTCGTCGAGAGGAGTATGGGGTGCGTCGCTACGGAAAGATTCCACCACCAGCGCAGGCTAGCCCAGCGGAGGTGCATCATGGTTGAAACGTGGGAGCTCCGCGCCCGCTTCGCCCGCGCACTGGGCGCGGCGTACGGGCGGACGGTGCCTGCCTACGACACGCTGGTCGAGGTGGCCGACGAGGTCAACGCGGACTTCGCGGCGAGAAACCCGGCCGATGCCGAACGCCTGGGTGGCCTCGCCCGGATCACCGTGGAGCGCCACGGCGAGATCCATCTCGGTGGGGCCACGGAGCTGCGTCAGGCCGCCATCCTGTTCTCGGGCTTCGGGATGCACCCCGTCGGCTGTTACGACCGGCGCGAAACACCCGATCCCGAGCCCGTCGTCTCGACAGTCTTCCGCCCCGTCGACCCGATCGAACTGGCCCGCAACCCGTTCGGGATGCTCGCATCGATGCTCACCACCGACGATCGCAGGTTCTTCGACGGCGATCTGCAGCACCGCCTCGAGAATGTCCTCGCCGCCCGCAGCGTGTTTCCCACGGAGCTGTTGCACCTGGCCGCGCTCGCGACCGACGAGGGCGGGCTGACGGCGCCGACGGCGGAACGGTTCGTCGCACTCGCGGCCA includes these proteins:
- a CDS encoding Lrp/AsnC family transcriptional regulator — protein: MVESFRSDAPHTPLDDIDRVLMRELVADGRATLATLAEKAGLSISAVQSRVRRLEARKVIRGYTAKIDPDALGHGLSAFVAITPLDPSQPDDAPARLRTLPAIEACHSVAGEESYVLLVRVASPRELEHLLQEIRATANVHTRSTIILQTFYDK